One stretch of Janibacter limosus DNA includes these proteins:
- a CDS encoding PucR family transcriptional regulator, with protein sequence MDTLAPEVSEHLTIARLLEEHALRSAAPICDGDRTAPLEWARSAQEALANASDLSRTVIVGDDGVLTPEVLSVLEKRDAALVLVREPSESRWATASTGLPVFGFTSGTSIDGVIRLVAQLALAHESHVLRYATSVHERLAALLHRGAGMEAICQQLERLTDCAVAFLDTANTLQAVARDRHPWLDSSTAGSIARRVSAEEGTLPRALDSHHHPVHEHEVDVEEHTAQVLVAPVMVADRSEGWLVLIAASDEHTAHDTASRVIALQEAVSIIGTEVLRMRSIERAEERARGNFVHALLHGRFSNTADLVARAAHRRFPTDRRFGVVIVQAKGLIAENDSPQHLSNMARTALRLRGAEDRAALSAVIGDVIAVVREVAPATRSGGDKGSAELSAYAKALHRRLQGETQRHLLVAYGRPVDGAMQISDSYREARIALSLADQLGKDEPVGFLEMRTHVALLDLALSPNGRSFSAEMLTPLREATGDLDEAARTYIEDGGNLTQASRDLNVHRNTMLYKLDRASKAIAQDLRDPETQFSLWLAMKLDLLAKTADSASRAVDSG encoded by the coding sequence ATGGACACGCTGGCCCCCGAGGTCTCGGAGCACCTCACGATCGCCCGACTCCTGGAGGAGCACGCCCTGCGCAGCGCGGCGCCGATCTGCGACGGTGACCGGACCGCCCCACTGGAGTGGGCTCGCTCCGCGCAGGAGGCACTGGCCAACGCCAGCGACCTGAGCCGCACGGTCATCGTCGGCGACGACGGCGTCCTCACCCCCGAGGTGCTGTCCGTCCTCGAGAAGCGCGATGCGGCACTCGTCCTCGTCCGGGAGCCCAGCGAGTCACGCTGGGCCACGGCCTCCACCGGGCTTCCGGTCTTCGGCTTCACCTCGGGCACATCGATCGACGGCGTCATCCGGCTGGTGGCCCAGCTGGCGCTGGCGCACGAGAGCCACGTGCTGCGCTATGCGACGAGCGTCCACGAGCGCCTGGCGGCACTGCTGCACCGCGGGGCCGGGATGGAGGCGATCTGCCAGCAGCTCGAGCGCCTGACCGACTGCGCGGTCGCCTTCCTCGACACCGCCAACACCCTGCAGGCCGTCGCCAGAGACCGGCACCCCTGGCTCGACTCCAGCACTGCCGGGTCGATCGCCCGCAGGGTGAGTGCCGAGGAGGGCACCCTCCCGCGCGCCCTCGACTCCCACCACCACCCGGTGCACGAGCACGAGGTCGACGTCGAGGAGCACACCGCCCAGGTCCTCGTGGCCCCGGTGATGGTCGCCGACCGTTCCGAGGGATGGCTCGTGCTCATCGCCGCCTCCGACGAGCACACGGCGCACGACACGGCCAGTCGCGTGATCGCCCTCCAGGAGGCGGTGTCGATCATTGGCACCGAGGTCCTGCGGATGCGCAGCATCGAGCGTGCCGAGGAGCGGGCCCGAGGCAACTTCGTCCACGCCCTGCTGCACGGGCGCTTCTCCAACACCGCCGACCTCGTGGCTCGGGCGGCGCACCGCCGCTTCCCCACGGATCGCCGCTTCGGGGTCGTCATCGTCCAGGCCAAGGGCCTCATCGCCGAGAACGACTCACCCCAGCACCTGTCCAACATGGCCCGCACGGCGCTACGGCTCCGCGGTGCCGAGGACCGAGCGGCCCTCTCCGCGGTCATCGGGGACGTGATCGCCGTCGTCCGCGAGGTCGCACCCGCAACCCGCTCGGGCGGTGACAAGGGCAGCGCCGAGCTCAGCGCCTACGCCAAGGCGCTGCACCGACGTCTGCAGGGCGAGACCCAACGGCATCTGCTGGTGGCCTATGGACGCCCGGTCGACGGTGCGATGCAGATCAGCGACAGCTATCGCGAGGCCCGCATCGCCCTCTCACTGGCCGACCAGCTCGGCAAGGACGAGCCGGTCGGGTTCCTCGAGATGCGCACCCACGTCGCCCTCCTCGACCTCGCGCTGAGCCCCAACGGCCGCTCCTTCTCCGCGGAGATGCTGACCCCGCTGCGTGAGGCCACGGGCGACCTGGACGAGGCGGCCCGCACCTATATCGAGGACGGCGGCAACCTGACCCAGGCCTCGCGAGACCTCAACGTCCACCGCAACACCATGCTCTACAAGCTGGACCGCGCGTCCAAGGCCATCGCCCAGGACCTCCGCGATCCCGAGACGCAGTTCTCGCTCTGGCTGGCCATGAAGCTCGACCTGCTGGCCAAGACGGCAGACAGCGCCTCGCGCGCGGTCGACTCCGGCTGA
- a CDS encoding response regulator transcription factor produces the protein MTDQPIRVLLVDDDPLVRSGLRLMLEASADLLVVGDVGSGEESVPAVLAHRPDVVLMDYRMGALDGIAAMTELRRLDRPPRVVLLTTFDLDDLPVQAVRAGADGFLLKTASPDQIAQAVRAAAAGHAPMSPAAARHVLAHVRGDAADHRRAEAVQRVEVLSDREREVCVLMAGGATTASAAAALYLSESTVKTHLRSAEAKLGVGSRAELAILVDRAGMV, from the coding sequence ATGACCGACCAGCCGATCCGCGTCCTCCTCGTCGACGACGACCCGCTCGTGCGGTCGGGGCTGCGTCTGATGCTCGAGGCCTCGGCCGACCTCCTCGTCGTCGGTGATGTCGGGTCGGGCGAGGAGTCCGTGCCCGCCGTCCTGGCCCACCGGCCCGATGTCGTGCTGATGGACTACCGGATGGGCGCGCTCGACGGGATCGCGGCCATGACCGAGCTGCGTCGTCTGGACCGTCCGCCGAGGGTCGTGCTGCTGACCACCTTCGACCTCGACGACCTGCCGGTGCAGGCCGTGCGGGCCGGTGCCGACGGGTTCCTGCTCAAGACGGCGAGCCCCGACCAGATCGCGCAGGCCGTGCGCGCTGCCGCCGCGGGGCATGCGCCGATGTCGCCGGCGGCGGCCCGGCACGTCCTCGCCCACGTCAGGGGCGACGCGGCCGACCACCGGCGGGCCGAGGCCGTGCAGCGGGTCGAGGTCCTCAGCGACCGCGAGCGCGAGGTGTGCGTCCTCATGGCCGGGGGTGCGACCACGGCGTCGGCCGCGGCCGCCCTGTACCTCTCCGAGTCGACGGTCAAGACGCACCTGCGCAGCGCCGAGGCCAAGCTGGGGGTGGGCTCGAGGGCCGAGCTGGCGATCCTCGTCGACCGGGCCGGGATGGTCTGA
- a CDS encoding GntP family permease — protein sequence MFLVADAVPEPAYGSGPLLAIAAAAVALLLLLIIRFKVHAFVALVLVSFLTALATKIAPADVVTTMTDGFGSTLASVALLVGLGAMIGRLLEVTGGAQVLADTLIARFGEHRAPLALGVASLLFGFPIFFDAGLVVMLPIIFSVARRFGGSVLRYAFPAAGAFAVMHAFVPPHPGPVAAAELVGADMGMLLVVGLLIGLPTWYLASYLYGLWAGSRYMVEVPDLLSGGPSTPEAKGGRLPSFGLVLTILLLPMVLIFIDTGLNTLSTIGTVDGDATWVAALRIIGKTPIALLITTLFAMVVLGWRNRSKADVETILNDALGPVCAIILITGAGGMFGGVLRASGIGQALASTLETTGLPVIIAAFVVSAALRVAQGSATVALTTAAGLMAPTIEASSGLSSIDLTLIVIAIAGGATVLSHVNDSGFWLVGRFLGMDEKTTLKTWTVMETLIGVIGFVFAFLLSLVL from the coding sequence ATGTTTCTCGTCGCTGACGCCGTACCGGAGCCCGCCTACGGCTCGGGCCCGCTGCTCGCCATCGCCGCGGCCGCCGTCGCGCTCCTGCTCCTACTGATCATCCGCTTCAAGGTCCACGCCTTCGTCGCCCTGGTGCTCGTCAGCTTCCTGACCGCGCTCGCGACCAAGATCGCGCCCGCCGACGTCGTCACGACGATGACCGACGGCTTCGGCTCGACCTTGGCCTCCGTGGCCCTGCTGGTCGGCCTCGGCGCGATGATCGGCCGTCTGCTCGAGGTGACCGGCGGGGCGCAGGTGCTCGCGGACACGCTCATCGCACGCTTCGGCGAGCACCGGGCGCCCTTGGCGCTCGGTGTCGCCTCGTTGCTCTTCGGCTTCCCGATCTTCTTCGACGCCGGCCTCGTGGTCATGCTCCCGATCATCTTCAGCGTCGCCCGCCGCTTCGGCGGCTCGGTCCTGCGCTACGCCTTCCCGGCCGCGGGTGCCTTCGCCGTGATGCACGCCTTCGTCCCGCCCCACCCCGGACCGGTCGCCGCAGCCGAGCTCGTCGGCGCCGACATGGGCATGCTGCTGGTCGTCGGCCTGCTCATCGGGCTGCCCACCTGGTACCTCGCGTCCTACCTCTACGGCCTGTGGGCCGGCAGCCGCTACATGGTCGAGGTCCCTGATCTGCTCTCCGGTGGACCGTCCACCCCAGAGGCCAAGGGAGGTCGCCTGCCCTCCTTCGGGCTGGTCCTGACGATCCTGCTCCTGCCGATGGTCCTGATCTTCATCGACACCGGCCTCAACACGCTGTCGACGATCGGCACCGTCGACGGCGACGCCACGTGGGTCGCTGCCCTGCGGATCATCGGCAAGACCCCGATCGCGCTGCTCATCACCACGCTCTTCGCGATGGTCGTCCTCGGCTGGCGCAACCGCTCCAAGGCTGACGTCGAGACGATCCTCAACGACGCGCTCGGCCCGGTCTGCGCGATCATCCTCATCACCGGCGCCGGCGGCATGTTCGGCGGGGTGCTGCGGGCCAGCGGGATCGGCCAGGCGCTCGCCAGCACGCTCGAGACGACCGGCCTGCCGGTCATCATCGCCGCCTTCGTCGTGTCCGCCGCGCTGCGCGTGGCCCAGGGCAGCGCCACCGTGGCCCTGACGACTGCTGCGGGGCTGATGGCGCCCACGATCGAGGCCAGCTCCGGGCTCAGCTCGATCGACCTCACCCTCATCGTCATCGCCATCGCTGGTGGTGCCACGGTGCTGTCGCACGTCAACGACTCGGGCTTCTGGCTCGTCGGTCGTTTCCTCGGCATGGACGAGAAGACGACACTGAAGACATGGACCGTCATGGAGACCCTCATCGGAGTCATCGGCTTCGTCTTCGCCTTCCTCCTGAGCCTGGTGCTCTGA
- a CDS encoding sensor histidine kinase, translating into MDTQTLQRWGRASWWRSVLWTLACLMSTTLAVAMGEPRADRLGGRVPDEMASGVWILFWLIGLLLIAAMWWRRRWPWQLAVAASLVTIAIPIDPLVSLVVLMRVWIRCRWSTVVGCTALVTVATFVATWRDTRGQSQVESFWWILFGSDPTATPGPFPWWAPVMITVLVVSLFASVGGLRRALHRAQAAGEGHRVTAVQLADEVVRQAERERVAREVHDVIGHRLSLLSIHAGALEANTRDQDERLAGSASLVRESAAQTASDLRSLLEVLRRPDDPALSRAVPGLEALPALVDETVAHGMPLVATVVLDGATMLDPALGQTAYRVVQELLTNARRHAPGAGVRLAVVVRPDLGVTIEAANRTAPTQVVEGNGLTGVRERVAQTGGETHLLVDDESVLRVAVRLPWRPAPTGAGVLA; encoded by the coding sequence ATGGACACGCAGACGCTGCAGCGTTGGGGACGAGCGTCGTGGTGGCGCTCGGTGCTGTGGACCCTCGCCTGCCTGATGAGCACGACCCTCGCGGTGGCGATGGGGGAGCCGCGCGCCGACCGGCTCGGTGGTCGCGTCCCCGACGAGATGGCCAGCGGTGTCTGGATCCTCTTCTGGTTGATCGGCCTGCTGCTCATCGCCGCCATGTGGTGGCGCCGGCGCTGGCCGTGGCAGCTCGCCGTCGCCGCCTCGCTCGTCACCATCGCCATCCCGATCGATCCGCTGGTCTCCCTCGTCGTGCTGATGCGGGTGTGGATCCGGTGCCGGTGGTCGACGGTCGTCGGGTGCACCGCCCTGGTGACGGTCGCGACCTTCGTCGCCACCTGGCGGGACACGAGGGGCCAGTCCCAGGTCGAGTCCTTCTGGTGGATCCTCTTCGGCAGCGACCCGACCGCGACACCGGGCCCCTTCCCCTGGTGGGCGCCCGTGATGATCACCGTCCTCGTGGTCTCGCTCTTCGCCAGCGTCGGCGGGCTGCGGCGCGCGCTGCACCGCGCGCAGGCAGCGGGGGAGGGGCACCGAGTCACCGCCGTCCAGCTGGCCGACGAGGTCGTGCGCCAGGCCGAGCGCGAGCGGGTGGCCCGCGAGGTCCACGACGTCATCGGCCACCGCTTGTCCCTGCTGTCGATCCACGCGGGCGCCCTCGAGGCCAACACCCGTGACCAGGACGAGCGCCTGGCGGGCTCGGCGAGCCTCGTGCGTGAGTCGGCGGCCCAGACCGCCTCCGACCTGCGCTCCCTCCTCGAGGTGCTGCGCCGTCCCGACGACCCGGCCCTGTCGCGGGCCGTGCCGGGGCTCGAGGCCCTGCCGGCCCTGGTCGACGAGACCGTCGCCCACGGGATGCCTCTCGTGGCGACGGTGGTCCTCGACGGCGCGACGATGCTCGACCCGGCGCTCGGGCAGACCGCCTACCGGGTCGTCCAGGAGCTGCTCACCAACGCGCGCCGGCACGCCCCCGGAGCCGGCGTCCGGTTGGCCGTGGTGGTCCGTCCGGACCTGGGGGTGACCATCGAGGCCGCCAACCGCACCGCACCGACCCAGGTGGTGGAGGGCAACGGGCTCACCGGGGTGCGTGAGCGGGTCGCCCAAACCGGTGGCGAGACCCACCTGCTGGTCGACGACGAGAGCGTCCTGCGCGTGGCCGTGCGCCTGCCGTGGCGACCGGCGCCGACCGGGGCCGGGGTGCTCGCATGA
- a CDS encoding gluconokinase produces MTTHVVVMGVSGSGKTTVAEGIAERTGWIFAEADKFHPQANIDKMASGTPLTDEDRWPWLRDLAAWMAEHAARGEDTVITCSALKRSYRDVLRADVAALGGGHRVVFAHLHGSAELIADRLKGRKGHFMPASLLQSQIDTLEELAPDEDGVVLDLSADPQQLIDEAVADVAPGR; encoded by the coding sequence ATGACCACTCACGTCGTCGTCATGGGCGTCTCAGGCAGCGGCAAGACGACCGTCGCCGAGGGCATCGCCGAGCGCACGGGCTGGATCTTCGCCGAGGCCGACAAGTTCCACCCGCAGGCCAACATCGACAAGATGGCCAGCGGGACACCCCTGACCGACGAGGACCGCTGGCCCTGGCTGCGCGATCTCGCGGCATGGATGGCCGAACACGCGGCTCGGGGCGAGGACACCGTCATCACCTGCTCGGCGCTCAAGCGGTCCTACCGCGACGTGCTGCGCGCCGACGTTGCCGCCCTCGGGGGTGGGCACCGCGTCGTCTTCGCCCACCTCCACGGCTCCGCCGAGCTCATCGCCGACCGGCTCAAGGGGCGCAAGGGCCACTTCATGCCCGCGTCGCTCCTGCAGTCGCAGATCGACACCCTCGAGGAGCTGGCCCCTGACGAGGACGGCGTCGTGCTCGACCTCTCGGCCGACCCGCAGCAGCTCATCGACGAGGCGGTCGCGGACGTGGCGCCCGGGCGCTAG
- a CDS encoding DUF4352 domain-containing protein, producing MTQQPQWQPTNPPVPAVQKSWFGRHKALSVILGITLTIVLVCCGAGVLSMGGGSDDASSSSDDSTTDDAADSTDSTTSKKTSKDVPEKSAPGIGDSARDGKFEFTISKVEKGVASVGSEYFNEKADGQFVLVHITVKNIGDESQTLFDSEQKLKDTQGRSFSTDSSAAIAMEDNEMWLNEINPGNSAKGTLVYDMPADAQPAEIELHDSMFSGGVTVSLK from the coding sequence ATGACCCAGCAGCCGCAGTGGCAGCCCACCAACCCGCCGGTCCCGGCCGTCCAGAAGAGCTGGTTCGGCCGCCACAAGGCCCTCAGCGTCATCCTGGGGATCACCCTCACCATCGTGCTGGTCTGCTGTGGCGCAGGCGTGCTCAGCATGGGCGGCGGCTCGGATGACGCGAGCAGCTCATCCGACGACTCGACCACCGACGACGCGGCCGACTCCACCGACTCGACCACCTCGAAGAAGACGTCCAAGGATGTGCCCGAGAAGTCCGCGCCCGGCATCGGTGACTCCGCCAGGGACGGCAAGTTCGAGTTCACCATCAGCAAGGTCGAGAAGGGCGTCGCCTCGGTCGGCTCGGAGTACTTCAACGAGAAGGCCGACGGCCAGTTCGTGCTCGTGCACATCACGGTGAAGAACATCGGCGACGAGTCCCAGACGCTCTTCGACTCCGAGCAGAAGCTCAAGGACACCCAGGGGCGCTCCTTCAGCACCGACAGCAGCGCGGCGATCGCCATGGAGGACAACGAGATGTGGCTCAACGAGATCAACCCGGGCAACTCCGCGAAGGGGACGCTCGTCTACGACATGCCGGCCGACGCCCAGCCGGCCGAGATCGAGCTGCACGACTCGATGTTCAGCGGCGGGGTGACCGTCTCGCTGAAGTGA
- a CDS encoding 4a-hydroxytetrahydrobiopterin dehydratase, with protein MSDDAEVLTSSQVDERAPRDWREVDGMLRTRLKVADYAAALDLVNRIAKAADEADHHPDIDLRYNWVGLRLVSHDVGGISPRDLELAGQISRIAADVGAEPVPEVTTSMTVGIDTADADAIRPFWMALTGHGEAKGDPSSLPSPDGQLPQIWFQESAAREGRGRVHLDVYVPHDQALARVEAVVAAGGRLVTDEFAPSWWVLADAGGNEACVCTWQPHEKSANPTS; from the coding sequence ATGAGCGATGACGCCGAGGTCCTCACCAGCAGCCAGGTCGACGAGCGCGCACCACGCGACTGGCGAGAGGTCGACGGGATGCTGCGCACCCGGCTCAAGGTGGCGGACTACGCCGCGGCGCTGGACCTGGTCAACCGCATCGCCAAGGCGGCCGACGAGGCCGACCACCACCCCGACATCGACCTGCGCTACAACTGGGTCGGTCTGCGGCTCGTCAGCCACGACGTCGGTGGGATCAGCCCCCGCGACCTGGAGCTGGCGGGCCAGATCAGCCGGATCGCCGCCGACGTGGGGGCCGAGCCGGTACCGGAGGTCACCACGTCGATGACGGTCGGCATCGACACCGCCGACGCCGACGCGATCCGCCCCTTCTGGATGGCCCTCACCGGCCACGGCGAGGCGAAGGGGGACCCCAGCAGCCTCCCTTCGCCCGACGGGCAGCTGCCGCAGATCTGGTTCCAGGAGAGCGCGGCCCGCGAAGGCCGGGGCCGGGTCCACCTCGACGTCTACGTCCCGCACGACCAGGCGCTCGCCCGGGTGGAGGCAGTGGTCGCCGCGGGTGGGCGCCTCGTCACGGACGAGTTCGCGCCCTCCTGGTGGGTCCTCGCCGACGCCGGCGGCAACGAGGCCTGCGTGTGCACCTGGCAGCCGCACGAGAAGAGCGCCAACCCGACGTCGTGA
- a CDS encoding FadR/GntR family transcriptional regulator, whose translation MSLGGGLHHSVLSRIGSDLTSGRLVAGEVFSMEQLEGRYGVSRTVVREVIKVLESIGVATSRRRVGVTIQPESTWESLSPVIIHWRLEGPQRLAQLREVSELRRGVEPQAAWLAAQRATPEQVERLRAAADGMAATGPRGDLTTYLQHDIDFHRTLLDASGNTLLVGFAPFVAEALTGRTHHDLMPRIPEQGAIDWHVEVAAAVADGHPELAEETMRRIVTEAQDAMDEIHARGDGPGTA comes from the coding sequence ATGTCACTGGGCGGGGGCCTGCACCACAGCGTGCTGAGCCGGATCGGGTCGGACCTGACCTCGGGGCGCCTCGTCGCCGGCGAGGTCTTCTCGATGGAGCAGCTCGAGGGACGCTACGGCGTCTCCCGGACCGTCGTCCGCGAGGTCATCAAGGTGCTGGAGTCGATCGGAGTGGCCACCTCGCGCCGTCGCGTCGGGGTGACGATCCAGCCCGAGAGCACCTGGGAGTCGCTCAGCCCGGTCATCATCCACTGGCGCCTCGAGGGTCCGCAGCGTCTCGCGCAGCTGCGCGAGGTCAGCGAGCTGCGCCGCGGTGTCGAGCCCCAGGCCGCCTGGCTGGCTGCGCAGCGCGCCACACCGGAGCAGGTCGAGCGGCTGCGCGCCGCGGCGGACGGGATGGCTGCGACGGGGCCCCGGGGCGACCTGACCACCTACCTGCAGCACGACATCGACTTCCACCGGACCCTGCTCGACGCCTCGGGCAACACACTGCTGGTGGGCTTCGCCCCCTTCGTCGCGGAAGCACTCACGGGCCGCACCCACCACGACCTCATGCCCCGCATCCCCGAGCAGGGCGCCATCGACTGGCACGTCGAGGTCGCGGCGGCCGTGGCCGACGGCCACCCTGAGCTCGCGGAGGAGACCATGCGTCGCATCGTCACCGAGGCGCAGGACGCCATGGACGAGATCCACGCCCGTGGTGACGGGCCGGGCACTGCCTGA
- a CDS encoding MFS transporter — MSVTPDRRAAAVAAAALLLVTIIGTMSNNIINVPLRRVAADFDQPVSYAVLCVSAFTLMLAISLPLTGWLGDRLGRKRVLVGSLALMSVAQVAAALAPNLPFLIVTRAVQGLACSAIPPLVMGILMVVYPESRGRLMGAWAAANGVGQAIGPPVGGVLAEYFGWRSVFVLVAVLSVIALVVIQATVPHLAPRASHFHVAGAVMLTLGAGLVLLGATMLSQPSVPLWLDMAIALAGVALLGGFIKVSLGNPRALIPLRLIAEVRFFRSCFAAFAQMFLLGTSLVAIPLVLTGPMHLSYSRAGIFFFILPVVMAVSAPAVGRLSEHGSPRMVLRIGLSLMVVTGVLTALVVRGLQPTVTAVAGCLLLTGAAMAMVQTPAATGATRSPAGAHGAALGLFNLTRFAGMTAGAAWVAILTPFDGRAAMFAGAAVVAALALVVSFVGVSPQREPVSTLA, encoded by the coding sequence TTGAGCGTCACGCCTGACCGCCGTGCGGCAGCTGTTGCCGCAGCGGCACTTCTGCTGGTCACCATCATCGGCACGATGTCGAACAACATCATCAACGTGCCGCTCCGTCGAGTGGCGGCCGACTTCGACCAGCCGGTGTCCTATGCCGTTCTGTGCGTCAGTGCCTTCACCCTGATGCTTGCGATCTCCCTGCCGCTCACCGGATGGCTCGGTGACCGCCTGGGCCGCAAGCGGGTCCTGGTCGGGTCCCTGGCGCTGATGAGCGTCGCTCAGGTCGCCGCCGCGTTGGCGCCCAACCTGCCCTTCCTCATCGTGACCCGGGCCGTCCAAGGCCTGGCCTGCTCGGCCATCCCCCCGCTCGTGATGGGCATCCTGATGGTCGTCTACCCAGAGAGTCGGGGACGGTTGATGGGGGCGTGGGCCGCTGCCAACGGTGTCGGCCAAGCCATCGGTCCACCCGTCGGCGGTGTCCTCGCTGAGTACTTCGGTTGGCGTTCGGTCTTCGTCCTCGTCGCCGTGCTGTCCGTCATCGCACTCGTGGTCATCCAGGCCACGGTGCCGCACCTCGCGCCCCGGGCCTCCCACTTCCACGTCGCTGGCGCCGTGATGCTCACCCTGGGAGCCGGTCTGGTGCTGCTGGGCGCGACGATGCTCTCGCAACCGTCGGTACCCCTCTGGCTCGACATGGCCATCGCGCTGGCGGGGGTCGCCCTGCTCGGGGGGTTCATCAAGGTCTCGCTCGGCAACCCCCGCGCCCTGATCCCGCTTCGACTCATCGCGGAGGTGCGCTTCTTCCGGAGCTGCTTTGCGGCCTTCGCCCAGATGTTCCTCCTCGGTACCTCGCTCGTCGCGATCCCGCTGGTGCTGACCGGCCCGATGCACCTGTCATACAGTCGCGCCGGGATCTTCTTCTTCATCCTGCCCGTGGTCATGGCCGTCAGCGCCCCAGCGGTCGGGCGCCTGTCCGAGCATGGGTCTCCGCGCATGGTGCTTCGGATCGGTCTGTCTCTCATGGTGGTGACCGGCGTGCTCACGGCGCTCGTCGTCCGGGGCCTGCAACCAACGGTGACTGCCGTTGCCGGCTGCCTCCTGCTCACCGGAGCGGCCATGGCCATGGTCCAGACTCCCGCGGCCACAGGCGCGACGCGATCACCGGCTGGTGCGCACGGAGCAGCGCTGGGACTGTTCAACCTGACGCGCTTTGCCGGGATGACCGCTGGTGCGGCGTGGGTCGCGATCCTCACCCCGTTCGATGGGCGAGCCGCGATGTTCGCCGGCGCCGCCGTCGTGGCGGCGCTCGCCCTCGTCGTGAGCTTCGTCGGGGTCAGCCCGCAGCGTGAGCCGGTGTCGACCCTGGCGTGA
- a CDS encoding HAD-IB family hydrolase, with product MTGAAFFDLDRTLLPKASGPALSAAMRQTGVISARMPGEALLFGYFNLLGESLGSIALARQAVLVAKGRAADAFDEAALLAADVLEPMVGPFAKMLIAEHQEAGRPVVLATTTPEHLVRPLAERLGIDAVIATRYEVGDDGRFTGRNDGHFVWSTGKRAAVREWAQDNDIDLDESFAYSDSIYDAPLLKAVGNPGAVNPDPRLQALAIAARWPVLHFDTSPGVFKLPIIGLELQRMVTMLARPEVFPYAKFTVSGAENVPAAGPAILVGNHRSYFDVIAMVVAMGRSGRTTRFLGKKELFDAPGLGTFFRALGGVSVDRRQEDPNSPDAFASAVRSIAGGELVGMMPEGTIPRGIHFFEPGMSGYPGAARLAHLTKVPVIPFAVTGTEKVWPRSSKVPRVLNLLDRPEVTVTFGEPVDLKYRSVPRDMERIFDAITAMLPDDVREPPRPTLAEMALTYPDGKVPDEDRWYAVDGA from the coding sequence ATGACGGGCGCAGCATTCTTCGATCTGGACCGGACCCTCCTGCCGAAGGCCTCCGGCCCGGCGCTGTCGGCCGCCATGCGGCAGACCGGGGTCATCTCTGCGCGGATGCCGGGCGAGGCCCTCCTCTTCGGCTACTTCAACCTCCTCGGCGAGTCCCTCGGCTCGATCGCCCTGGCCCGCCAGGCGGTCCTCGTCGCCAAGGGCCGGGCCGCCGATGCCTTCGACGAGGCGGCCCTGCTCGCGGCCGACGTGCTCGAGCCGATGGTCGGGCCCTTCGCCAAGATGCTCATCGCCGAGCACCAGGAGGCCGGCCGGCCGGTCGTGCTCGCGACGACCACCCCGGAGCACCTCGTGCGACCGCTCGCCGAGCGGCTCGGCATCGACGCCGTCATCGCCACTCGGTACGAGGTCGGCGACGACGGCCGCTTCACCGGGCGCAACGACGGCCACTTCGTGTGGTCGACGGGCAAGAGGGCGGCCGTGCGCGAGTGGGCGCAGGACAACGACATCGACCTCGACGAGTCCTTCGCCTACTCAGACTCGATCTACGACGCCCCGCTGCTGAAGGCCGTCGGCAACCCCGGTGCGGTCAACCCCGACCCCCGGCTGCAGGCGCTCGCGATCGCTGCGCGCTGGCCGGTCCTGCACTTCGACACCTCGCCCGGGGTCTTCAAGCTGCCGATCATCGGGCTGGAGCTGCAGCGGATGGTCACCATGCTTGCCCGGCCCGAGGTCTTCCCGTACGCCAAGTTCACCGTCTCCGGCGCCGAAAATGTCCCAGCCGCCGGGCCCGCCATCCTCGTGGGCAACCATCGCTCGTACTTCGACGTGATCGCGATGGTCGTCGCGATGGGTCGCTCCGGGCGCACCACGCGCTTCCTGGGCAAGAAGGAGCTCTTCGACGCCCCCGGCCTCGGCACCTTCTTCCGCGCCCTCGGTGGGGTGAGCGTGGACCGGCGTCAGGAGGACCCCAACAGCCCGGACGCCTTCGCCTCCGCCGTGCGCTCCATCGCCGGAGGCGAGCTGGTGGGCATGATGCCCGAGGGGACGATCCCGCGGGGGATCCACTTCTTCGAGCCCGGCATGAGCGGATACCCCGGAGCCGCCCGCCTTGCCCACCTCACCAAGGTGCCGGTCATCCCCTTCGCCGTCACGGGGACCGAGAAGGTCTGGCCGCGCTCCTCGAAGGTCCCGCGGGTGCTCAACCTGCTCGACCGCCCCGAGGTGACGGTGACCTTCGGGGAGCCGGTGGACCTGAAGTACCGCTCTGTCCCCCGCGACATGGAGCGGATCTTCGACGCGATCACCGCGATGCTCCCCGACGACGTGCGCGAGCCTCCCCGCCCGACCCTCGCCGAGATGGCGCTGACCTACCCCGACGGCAAGGTGCCCGACGAGGACCGCTGGTACGCGGTCGACGGGGCCTGA